One window from the genome of Gemmatimonadales bacterium encodes:
- a CDS encoding prephenate dehydrogenase/arogenate dehydrogenase family protein: MTDALADLRARIAAVDAELVALVARRLALARDVGAAKRAAGLPVRSFGTEAEVLARFREEAGRHGLDPRLAGRLAHQLISASVQLQEEARATAGSKAQRILLVGGAGKMGRWLARFFLGQGHRVTVLDPAGEVDGCASARDLPAGLDGADVVIVATPLTPGVGVLRKILARRPTALVADVFSLKSHVLGDLERAAAGGLAVASLHPLFGPEVRTLGGRVLAVLDCGNPAAADAAAALFGDTALTITRLPVAEHDAYMQYVLGLSHLVAILFFTTLERSGRDFDQLARMASTTFLKQARTAAEVARENPLLYHEIQALNRHSRDLFTLLHGSLEAIESAALAGDGAAFVELIERGREWFPAALPAELE, from the coding sequence GTGACCGACGCGCTGGCCGACCTCAGGGCCCGCATCGCCGCCGTGGACGCGGAGCTGGTGGCGCTGGTGGCGCGGCGGCTGGCGCTCGCGCGGGACGTCGGCGCCGCCAAGCGGGCCGCCGGTCTCCCGGTGCGCAGCTTCGGCACCGAGGCCGAGGTGCTGGCGCGGTTCCGCGAGGAGGCCGGTCGTCACGGGCTCGACCCGCGGCTCGCCGGCCGGCTCGCGCACCAGCTGATCAGCGCGTCGGTGCAGCTCCAGGAGGAGGCGCGCGCCACGGCGGGCAGCAAGGCGCAGCGCATCCTCCTGGTGGGCGGCGCCGGGAAGATGGGGCGGTGGCTGGCGCGGTTCTTCCTCGGCCAGGGCCACCGGGTCACGGTCCTCGACCCCGCGGGCGAGGTGGACGGTTGCGCGTCGGCACGCGACCTCCCGGCCGGACTCGACGGCGCGGACGTCGTGATCGTCGCGACGCCGCTCACCCCGGGCGTGGGCGTGCTGCGGAAGATCCTCGCCCGGCGTCCCACCGCCCTGGTCGCCGACGTCTTCAGCCTCAAGAGCCACGTGCTCGGGGACCTCGAGCGGGCGGCCGCCGGCGGGCTCGCGGTCGCGAGCCTCCATCCGCTGTTCGGGCCCGAGGTCCGGACGCTGGGCGGGCGCGTGCTGGCGGTGCTGGACTGCGGCAACCCGGCCGCGGCCGACGCTGCGGCCGCCCTGTTCGGCGACACCGCGCTCACGATCACCCGCCTGCCGGTGGCCGAGCACGACGCCTACATGCAGTACGTGCTCGGCCTGAGCCACCTGGTCGCGATCCTGTTCTTCACCACGCTCGAGCGGAGCGGGCGCGACTTCGACCAGCTCGCGCGCATGGCGAGCACGACGTTCCTCAAGCAGGCGCGCACCGCGGCGGAGGTCGCCCGCGAGAACCCGCTGCTGTACCACGAAATCCAGGCGCTCAACCGTCATTCGCGGGACCTGTTCACGCTGCTCCACGGCAGCCTCGAGGCGATCGAGTCCGCCGCCCTCGCCGGCGACGGCGCGGCGTTCGTCGAGCTGATCGAGCGGGGGCGGGAGTGGTTCCCGGCCGCACTCCCCGCCGAGCTGGAATGA